The proteins below are encoded in one region of Triticum aestivum cultivar Chinese Spring chromosome 1B, IWGSC CS RefSeq v2.1, whole genome shotgun sequence:
- the LOC123120817 gene encoding heterogeneous nuclear ribonucleoprotein 1 translates to MESDQGKLFIGGISWETTEEKLQEHFSNFGEVSQAAVMRDKLTGRPRGFGFVVYADPAAVDAALQEPHTLDGRTVDVKRALSREEQQATKAVNPSAGRNAGGGGGGGGGDAGGARTKKIFVGGLPSSLTDEEFRQYFQTFGAVTDVVVMYDQTTQRPRGFGFITFDSEDAVDRVLHKTFHDLGGKMVEVKRALPREANPGSGGGGRSMGGGGFHSNNGPNSNASSYDGRGDASRYGQAQQGSGGYPGYGAGAYGSAPTGYGYGHTNPGTTYGNYGSAGYGGVPAAYAGAYGNPSAAASGYQGGPPGANRGPWGSQAPSGYGTGGYAGNAGYGAWNSSSAGGNAPTSQAPGAAAGYGNQGYGYGGYGGDASYGNHGGYGAYGGRGDGAGNPATGAASGYGAAGYGSGNGNSGYPNAWTDPSQGGGFGGAVNGASEGQSNYGSGYGGMQPRVAQ, encoded by the exons CACCGGCCGCCCGCGGGGCTTCGGCTTCGTAGTCTACGCCGACCCCGCCGCTGTCGACGCCGCCCTCCAAGAGCCCCACACACTCGACGGCCGCACG GTTGATGTGAAGCGGGCGCTCTCGCGGGAGGAGCAGCAGGCTACCAAGGCGGTGAACCCTAGCGCAGGAAGGAACGCTGGAGGTGGAGGGGGTggtggcggaggcgatgccggtgGTGCTAGGACAAAGAAGATCTTTGTGGGCGGGCTGCCCTCCAGTCTGACAGATGAGGAGTTCCGGCAGTACTTCCAGACCTTCGGGGCTGTCACCGATGTTGTGGTGATGTATGACCAGACAACACAGCGCCCCCGGGGCTTCGGCTTCATTACCTTTGACTCGGAGGATGCGGTTGACCGTGTGCTGCACAAAACCTTCCACGATCTTGGAGGGAAGATGGTAGAGGTGAAGCGTGCTCTGCCTCGAGAGGCGAATCCTGGCTCTGGCGGCGGCGGCCGTTCCATGGGAGGTGGGGGTTTTCATAGTAACAATGGACCTAACTCCAATGCTAGCAGCTATGATGGCAGAGGCGATGCTAGCAGATATGGGCAGGCGCAGCAAGGCAGTGGTGGCTACCCAGGTTATGGCGCTGGAGCTTATGGCAGTGCTCCAACTGGATATGGATATGGGCACACCAATCCTGGAACTACATATGGAAATTATGGGTCTGCAGGGTATGGAGGTGTTCCTGCTGCGTATGCTGGGGCTTATGGCAATCCAAGTGCTGCTGCATCTGGTTACCAGGGTGGCCCTCCAGGCGCTAATAGAGGACCCTGGGGCAGTCAAGCTCCATCTGGTTATGGCACTGGGGGTTATGCTGGCAATGCAGGCTATGGTGCATGGAATAGCTCTTCTGCTGGTGGGAATGCACCCACTAGTCAGGCACCTGGTGCAGCTGCAGGTTATGGAAACCAGGGCTATGGTTatggtggatatggaggagatgcATCATATGGTAATCATGGAGGGTATGGTGCTTATGGTGGTCGGGGAGATGGTGCTGGAAATCCTGCTACTGGTGCAGCCTCTGGGTATGGTGCTGCTGGATATGGAAGTGGGAATGGAAACTCTGGATATCCAAATGCGTGGACTGATCCTTCACAAGGCGGAGGATTTGGTGGTGCAGTCAATGGAGCTTCTGAGGGCCAATCAAATTATGGCAGCGGTTATGGTGGTATGCAGCCTAGGGTTGCTCAGTAG
- the LOC123090564 gene encoding protein unc-13 homolog isoform X1, protein MGTMGHHQRSRSASGSPSATRSSNATELDFAAADLECPFGGIDALGAVELRETAYEIFFMSCRSSGGASEGEVSSPVAGAGARGGSAVMSSKVKKALGLKPRRSAPTTVRTSSQNSGPVSPGRTRRPMTSAEIMRQQMRVTEQSDARLRRTLMRAVVGQVQVGKRPDSIVLPLELLRQLKPSEFTDGEEYHQWQFRQIKLLEAGLILHPSLPLDRLHAAVLRFREVMRATEIRAIDTGKGSDAMRVLNNAVHALAWRPGSGSDACHWADGYPLNVLLYVSLLQTVFDHREHTVVLDEVDELLELIKKTWPILGVGRALHNVCFAWVFFQQYVVTEQAEPDLASATLALLADVAADAKQGSRESQSRDPVYTKVLLSVLGKMQEWAEKRLLDYHDRYEKGIGGTAMEILLSLALAAGKIVADREYAGTGNFAADRVDYYIRCSMKNIFTKILENGMAEADPADDPGVVLTQLARDAEQLAMFERANFSPLLRRLHPAPIAVAAVTLHGCFGVVLREYLSKVTILTEELVRVLHSANRLEKALAQMTAEDAADCDDDRAKAVVGDMEPYEVESVVMGLLKAWMDDRLRIGSDCILRAKETESWIPKSKEEPFPASAIELMRLSRATIDEFSDIPATAKDDVVQALVDGLDSTFQDYISFVASCGSKQSYVPPLPALTRCNQDSGFFRLWKKAALPSCQAPEANPRGSASQHTPRPSISRGTQRIYVRLNTLHYVLTHVQAIDESLSSLSSASGGNRVAAFDRTRAAAQSAVSRVAEVAAFRLIFLDSRHSFYQGLYVRNVVDTRIRPVLRALKQNLSFLVSVLVDHAQPVAVREVMKASFQAFLMVLLAGGNDRSFTRADHGMVEEDFRSLKRAFCTCGEGLVPEDVVVQEAEAAEGVVELMARPTEQLIAAFGAATSESIAGVREYEDSDGGATLVPPTARQWGPADPNTILRVLCHRDDEAANQFLKRTFQLAKRR, encoded by the exons ATGGGCACGATGGGACACCACCAGCGGTCGCGCTCCGCCTCCGGGAGCCCCTCGGCGACGCGCTCATCAAACGCCACCGAGCTTGACTTCGCCGCCGCCGACCTAGAGTGCCCCTTCGGCGGCATCGATGCCCTCGGCGCCGTGGAGCTCCGTGAGACGGCGTACGAGATTTTCTTCATGTCCTGCCGCTCCTCCGGCGGCGCGTCGGAGGGGGAGGTGTCGTCACCGGTGGCCGGTGCGGGGGCGAGGGGCGGGAGCGCCGTTATGAGCAGCAAGGTGAAGAAGGCGCTGGGGCTCAAGCCGAGGCGGTCCGCGCCGACGACGGTGCGCACCTCGAGCCAGAATTCAGGCCCGGTCTCTCCCGGCCGAACACGGCGACCGATGACGTCGGCGGAGATTATGCGGCAACAGATGCGGGTGACCGAGCAGAGCGACGCGCGGCTCCGCCGAACGCTCATGCGGGCCGTCGTCGGACAGGTCCaa GTTGGGAAGAGGCCTGATTCCATCGTCCTGCCATTGGAGCTACTCCGGCAGCTAAAGCCGTCCGAGTTCACCGACGGCGAGGAGTACCACCAGTGGCAGTTCCGGCAGATCAAGCTCCTAGAGGCAGGCCTCATCCTGCACCCGTCCCTCCCGCTCGACCGCCTCCACGCCGCCGTGCTCCGTTTCCGCGAGGTGATGCGCGCCACCGAGATCCGCGCCATCGACACGGGCAAGGGCTCCGACGCGATGCGGGTCCTGAACAACGCCGTGCACGCGCTCGCGTGGCGCCCCGGCAGCGGCAGCGACGCGTGCCACTGGGCCGACGGCTACCCGCTCAACGTGCTCCTCTACGTGTCCCTCCTCCAGACCGTCTTCGACCACAGGGAGCACACCGTGGTGCTAGACGAGGTGGACGAGCTGCTGGAGCTCATCAAGAAGACGTGGCCGATCCTGGGCGTCGGCAGGGCGCTGCACAACGTGTGCTTCGCCTGGGTCTTCTTCCAGCAGTACGTGGTGACCGAGCAGGCCGAGCCGGACCTGGCGTCCGCGACTCTCGCCCTGCTCGCCGACGTGGCGGCCGACGCCAAGCAGGGCAGCCGCGAGTCCCAGTCCCGTGACCCGGTGTACACCAAGGTGCTCCTCAGCGTGCTCGGCAAGATGCAGGAGTGGGCGGAGAAGCGGCTGCTGGACTACCACGACAGGTACGAGAAAGGCATCGGCGGGACTGCCATGGAGATATTGCTGTCCTTGGCGCTTGCCGCCGGCAAGATCGTCGCCGACCGCGAATACGCGGGCACCGGGAACTTCGCCGCCGACCGCGTCGACTACTACATCAGGTGTTCGATGAAGAACATCTTCACCAAA ATACTCGAGAATGGCATGGCAGAGGCAGACCCCGCAGACGACCCCGGCGTGGTCCTGACGCAGCTGGCGAGGGACGCGGAGCAGCTGGCCATGTTCGAGCGCGCCAACTTCAGCCCGCTGCTGAGGCGGTTGCACCCGGCCCCCATAGCGGTCGCCGCAGTCACCCTGCACGGCTGCTTCGGCGTGGTGCTGAGAGAGTACCTGAGCAAGGTCACCATCCTGACGGAGGAGCTCGTCCGCGTGCTCCACTCGGCGAATCGCCTGGAGAAGGCCCTGGCGCAGATGACCGCCGAAGACGCGGCGGACTGCGACGACGACCGGGCAAAGGCCGTCGTCGGCGACATGGAGCCCTACGAGGTGGAGTCAGTGGTGATGGGCTTGCTCAAGGCTTGGATGGACGACAGACTTCGGATCGGCAGCGACTGCATCCTCAGAGCCAAAGAAACCGAG AGCTGGATTCCCAAGTCCAAGGAGGAGCCTTTCCCCGCGTCGGCAATAGAGCTGATGAGGCTGTCCAGGGCGACCATCGACGAGTTCTCTGACATTCCGGCCACCGCAAAAGACGACGTGGTTCAGGCGCTCGTCGACGGCCTCGACTCAACCTTTCAAGACTACATCTCCTTCGTCGCATCATGTG GGTCGAAGCAGAGCTACGTCCCTCCCCTCCCGGCGCTGACGAGGTGCAACCAGGACTCGGGCTTCTTCCGGCTGTGGAAGAAGGCGGCGCTGCCGTCGTGCCAAGCGCCGGAGGCCAACCCGCGCGGCAGCGCCTCGCAGCACACCCCGCGGCCATCCATAAGCCGCGGCACGCAGCGCATCTACGTCCGCCTCAACACGCTCCACTACGTCCTCACCCACGTCCAGGCCATCGACGAGTCGCTCTCGTCACTCTCCTCTGCCTCCGGCGGTAACCGGGTGGCAGCGTTCGACCGCACCCGCGCCGCGGCCCAGTCGGCGGTGTCGCGCGTCGCCGAGGTGGCCGCGTTCCGGCTCATCTTCCTCGACTCGCGCCACTCCTTCTACCAGGGCCTGTACGTCCGCAACGTCGTCGACACACGCATCCGACCGGTGCTCCGCGCGCTCAAGCAGAACCTGTCGTTCCTTGTGTCCGTGCTCGTTGACCACGCGCAGCCGGTGGCCGTGCGGGAGGTGATGAAGGCCTCGTTCCAGGCGTTCCTGATGGTCCTCCTCGCCGGCGGCAACGACCGGAGCTTCACGAGGGCGGACCACGGGATGGTGGAGGAGGACTTCCGGAGCCTGAAGCGCGCCTTCTGCACGTGCGGCGAGGGCCTGGTCCCGGAGGACGTGGTGGTGCAGGAGGCGGAGGCCGCAGAGGGCGTCGTTGAGCTCATGGCTCGGCCGACGGAGCAACTCATCGCGGCGTTCGGCGCCGCCACGTCGGAGTCCATCGCGGGCGTGCGAGAATACGAGGACTCGGACGGCGGCGCGACCCTCGTGCCGCCGACGGCGAGGCAGTGGGGCCCCGCGGATCCAAACACCATCCTCCGCGTGTTGTGCCACCGCGACGACGAGGCCGCCAACCAGTTCTTGAAGCGCACGTTCCAGCTCGCCAAGCGGCGGTGA
- the LOC123090564 gene encoding protein unc-13 homolog isoform X2: MGTMGHHQRSRSASGSPSATRSSNATELDFAAADLECPFGGIDALGAVELRETAYEIFFMSCRSSGGASEGEVSSPVAGAGARGGSAVMSSKVKKALGLKPRRSAPTTVRTSSQNSGPVSPGRTRRPMTSAEIMRQQMRVTEQSDARLRRTLMRAVVGQVGKRPDSIVLPLELLRQLKPSEFTDGEEYHQWQFRQIKLLEAGLILHPSLPLDRLHAAVLRFREVMRATEIRAIDTGKGSDAMRVLNNAVHALAWRPGSGSDACHWADGYPLNVLLYVSLLQTVFDHREHTVVLDEVDELLELIKKTWPILGVGRALHNVCFAWVFFQQYVVTEQAEPDLASATLALLADVAADAKQGSRESQSRDPVYTKVLLSVLGKMQEWAEKRLLDYHDRYEKGIGGTAMEILLSLALAAGKIVADREYAGTGNFAADRVDYYIRCSMKNIFTKILENGMAEADPADDPGVVLTQLARDAEQLAMFERANFSPLLRRLHPAPIAVAAVTLHGCFGVVLREYLSKVTILTEELVRVLHSANRLEKALAQMTAEDAADCDDDRAKAVVGDMEPYEVESVVMGLLKAWMDDRLRIGSDCILRAKETESWIPKSKEEPFPASAIELMRLSRATIDEFSDIPATAKDDVVQALVDGLDSTFQDYISFVASCGSKQSYVPPLPALTRCNQDSGFFRLWKKAALPSCQAPEANPRGSASQHTPRPSISRGTQRIYVRLNTLHYVLTHVQAIDESLSSLSSASGGNRVAAFDRTRAAAQSAVSRVAEVAAFRLIFLDSRHSFYQGLYVRNVVDTRIRPVLRALKQNLSFLVSVLVDHAQPVAVREVMKASFQAFLMVLLAGGNDRSFTRADHGMVEEDFRSLKRAFCTCGEGLVPEDVVVQEAEAAEGVVELMARPTEQLIAAFGAATSESIAGVREYEDSDGGATLVPPTARQWGPADPNTILRVLCHRDDEAANQFLKRTFQLAKRR, encoded by the exons ATGGGCACGATGGGACACCACCAGCGGTCGCGCTCCGCCTCCGGGAGCCCCTCGGCGACGCGCTCATCAAACGCCACCGAGCTTGACTTCGCCGCCGCCGACCTAGAGTGCCCCTTCGGCGGCATCGATGCCCTCGGCGCCGTGGAGCTCCGTGAGACGGCGTACGAGATTTTCTTCATGTCCTGCCGCTCCTCCGGCGGCGCGTCGGAGGGGGAGGTGTCGTCACCGGTGGCCGGTGCGGGGGCGAGGGGCGGGAGCGCCGTTATGAGCAGCAAGGTGAAGAAGGCGCTGGGGCTCAAGCCGAGGCGGTCCGCGCCGACGACGGTGCGCACCTCGAGCCAGAATTCAGGCCCGGTCTCTCCCGGCCGAACACGGCGACCGATGACGTCGGCGGAGATTATGCGGCAACAGATGCGGGTGACCGAGCAGAGCGACGCGCGGCTCCGCCGAACGCTCATGCGGGCCGTCGTCGGACAG GTTGGGAAGAGGCCTGATTCCATCGTCCTGCCATTGGAGCTACTCCGGCAGCTAAAGCCGTCCGAGTTCACCGACGGCGAGGAGTACCACCAGTGGCAGTTCCGGCAGATCAAGCTCCTAGAGGCAGGCCTCATCCTGCACCCGTCCCTCCCGCTCGACCGCCTCCACGCCGCCGTGCTCCGTTTCCGCGAGGTGATGCGCGCCACCGAGATCCGCGCCATCGACACGGGCAAGGGCTCCGACGCGATGCGGGTCCTGAACAACGCCGTGCACGCGCTCGCGTGGCGCCCCGGCAGCGGCAGCGACGCGTGCCACTGGGCCGACGGCTACCCGCTCAACGTGCTCCTCTACGTGTCCCTCCTCCAGACCGTCTTCGACCACAGGGAGCACACCGTGGTGCTAGACGAGGTGGACGAGCTGCTGGAGCTCATCAAGAAGACGTGGCCGATCCTGGGCGTCGGCAGGGCGCTGCACAACGTGTGCTTCGCCTGGGTCTTCTTCCAGCAGTACGTGGTGACCGAGCAGGCCGAGCCGGACCTGGCGTCCGCGACTCTCGCCCTGCTCGCCGACGTGGCGGCCGACGCCAAGCAGGGCAGCCGCGAGTCCCAGTCCCGTGACCCGGTGTACACCAAGGTGCTCCTCAGCGTGCTCGGCAAGATGCAGGAGTGGGCGGAGAAGCGGCTGCTGGACTACCACGACAGGTACGAGAAAGGCATCGGCGGGACTGCCATGGAGATATTGCTGTCCTTGGCGCTTGCCGCCGGCAAGATCGTCGCCGACCGCGAATACGCGGGCACCGGGAACTTCGCCGCCGACCGCGTCGACTACTACATCAGGTGTTCGATGAAGAACATCTTCACCAAA ATACTCGAGAATGGCATGGCAGAGGCAGACCCCGCAGACGACCCCGGCGTGGTCCTGACGCAGCTGGCGAGGGACGCGGAGCAGCTGGCCATGTTCGAGCGCGCCAACTTCAGCCCGCTGCTGAGGCGGTTGCACCCGGCCCCCATAGCGGTCGCCGCAGTCACCCTGCACGGCTGCTTCGGCGTGGTGCTGAGAGAGTACCTGAGCAAGGTCACCATCCTGACGGAGGAGCTCGTCCGCGTGCTCCACTCGGCGAATCGCCTGGAGAAGGCCCTGGCGCAGATGACCGCCGAAGACGCGGCGGACTGCGACGACGACCGGGCAAAGGCCGTCGTCGGCGACATGGAGCCCTACGAGGTGGAGTCAGTGGTGATGGGCTTGCTCAAGGCTTGGATGGACGACAGACTTCGGATCGGCAGCGACTGCATCCTCAGAGCCAAAGAAACCGAG AGCTGGATTCCCAAGTCCAAGGAGGAGCCTTTCCCCGCGTCGGCAATAGAGCTGATGAGGCTGTCCAGGGCGACCATCGACGAGTTCTCTGACATTCCGGCCACCGCAAAAGACGACGTGGTTCAGGCGCTCGTCGACGGCCTCGACTCAACCTTTCAAGACTACATCTCCTTCGTCGCATCATGTG GGTCGAAGCAGAGCTACGTCCCTCCCCTCCCGGCGCTGACGAGGTGCAACCAGGACTCGGGCTTCTTCCGGCTGTGGAAGAAGGCGGCGCTGCCGTCGTGCCAAGCGCCGGAGGCCAACCCGCGCGGCAGCGCCTCGCAGCACACCCCGCGGCCATCCATAAGCCGCGGCACGCAGCGCATCTACGTCCGCCTCAACACGCTCCACTACGTCCTCACCCACGTCCAGGCCATCGACGAGTCGCTCTCGTCACTCTCCTCTGCCTCCGGCGGTAACCGGGTGGCAGCGTTCGACCGCACCCGCGCCGCGGCCCAGTCGGCGGTGTCGCGCGTCGCCGAGGTGGCCGCGTTCCGGCTCATCTTCCTCGACTCGCGCCACTCCTTCTACCAGGGCCTGTACGTCCGCAACGTCGTCGACACACGCATCCGACCGGTGCTCCGCGCGCTCAAGCAGAACCTGTCGTTCCTTGTGTCCGTGCTCGTTGACCACGCGCAGCCGGTGGCCGTGCGGGAGGTGATGAAGGCCTCGTTCCAGGCGTTCCTGATGGTCCTCCTCGCCGGCGGCAACGACCGGAGCTTCACGAGGGCGGACCACGGGATGGTGGAGGAGGACTTCCGGAGCCTGAAGCGCGCCTTCTGCACGTGCGGCGAGGGCCTGGTCCCGGAGGACGTGGTGGTGCAGGAGGCGGAGGCCGCAGAGGGCGTCGTTGAGCTCATGGCTCGGCCGACGGAGCAACTCATCGCGGCGTTCGGCGCCGCCACGTCGGAGTCCATCGCGGGCGTGCGAGAATACGAGGACTCGGACGGCGGCGCGACCCTCGTGCCGCCGACGGCGAGGCAGTGGGGCCCCGCGGATCCAAACACCATCCTCCGCGTGTTGTGCCACCGCGACGACGAGGCCGCCAACCAGTTCTTGAAGCGCACGTTCCAGCTCGCCAAGCGGCGGTGA